The following are encoded in a window of Salinibacter ruber DSM 13855 genomic DNA:
- a CDS encoding kinesin K39, giving the protein MQSTVIKYGLLIAGAALGAFAVALLGAYLLMPSIAPETAGVSADSLDASGRDTTRQASLPGDTTAMASDTTATQASRDSTGGALRDSMRAASSLVSRLRDSLTVVGQLQDSLRTLKEQLRTTEAEADTLQAQLTSLESREAKVDELKDALLGMGRRELATVLANVNMAVLKELYQRTSGRTRTQLLTAISAERTAQFVNQVVGGDDAPADTTATQETDRDEGRGASPGR; this is encoded by the coding sequence ATGCAGTCGACCGTGATCAAGTACGGACTTCTCATTGCGGGCGCGGCGCTGGGGGCCTTCGCGGTCGCCCTGCTGGGGGCGTACCTGCTGATGCCGTCCATCGCGCCGGAGACGGCGGGGGTGTCCGCCGACAGCCTCGACGCGTCCGGGCGCGACACGACGCGACAGGCGTCCCTGCCCGGGGACACGACCGCGATGGCGTCGGACACGACCGCAACGCAGGCGTCCCGCGACTCGACAGGGGGGGCGCTCCGCGACTCGATGCGTGCGGCGTCCTCGCTGGTCTCGCGGCTTCGGGACTCCCTCACGGTCGTCGGGCAGCTTCAGGATTCGCTCCGCACCCTCAAGGAGCAGCTCCGCACGACCGAGGCGGAGGCCGATACCCTGCAGGCACAGCTCACGTCGCTGGAGAGCCGGGAGGCGAAGGTGGATGAGCTGAAGGATGCCCTGCTCGGCATGGGGCGGCGGGAGCTCGCGACCGTGCTGGCGAACGTGAACATGGCGGTCCTCAAGGAGCTGTACCAGCGCACCTCGGGGCGGACGCGCACCCAACTGCTCACCGCCATCTCGGCGGAGCGGACGGCACAGTTTGTGAATCAGGTCGTCGGGGGCGACGATGCGCCCGCCGACACGACCGCCACGCAGGAGACCGACAGAGACGAAGGCCGGGGCGCGTCGCCCGGCCGCTGA